One genomic segment of Chitinibacter sp. FCG-7 includes these proteins:
- a CDS encoding BrxA family protein, giving the protein MINESRRIAELLLQKPDDAAWSQAIKLDNILQKNNPATAIRQARLIRSRLELLDGEGIELCCQ; this is encoded by the coding sequence ATGATCAACGAAAGCCGCCGCATAGCCGAGTTGCTACTGCAAAAACCAGATGACGCAGCTTGGAGTCAAGCCATCAAGCTTGACAATATTTTGCAAAAAAATAACCCAGCGACCGCTATTCGCCAAGCGCGTTTAATTCGGTCGCGCTTAGAGTTGCTGGATGGCGAGGGGATTGAGCTCTGTTGCCAATGA
- a CDS encoding DUF1819 family protein — MSSVANEGLEVCTQILLLATIRQSRLLGDFLIDVYRGQLRRLESTLNIRDWDVFLHECEQRDPTVQNWTANTRAKMLQVILRILTEAAYLESGRSLKMTPPLLHPRVRAYLANHKDHYAREAMEHKQ, encoded by the coding sequence TTGAGCTCTGTTGCCAATGAAGGTCTTGAAGTCTGCACGCAAATATTGCTACTCGCGACAATTCGACAAAGTCGGCTCTTGGGCGATTTTTTAATTGATGTATATCGAGGCCAGCTGCGCCGTCTTGAGAGCACACTCAACATTCGTGATTGGGATGTATTTCTGCATGAATGTGAACAGCGCGACCCAACAGTGCAAAATTGGACGGCAAACACCCGCGCCAAAATGTTGCAGGTGATCTTACGCATTCTCACCGAAGCGGCCTATTTAGAATCTGGCCGCTCGCTCAAAATGACGCCTCCATTATTGCACCCGCGAGTGCGCGCCTACCTCGCCAATCACAAAGATCACTACGCCCGTGAAGCTATGGAACACAAACAATGA
- a CDS encoding DUF1788 domain-containing protein, whose product MIESKYMTLHERLNLIVPRITSPEFLNNKGLGNEIGFHVFDYPADQEEIVRDFIKTAIEPALAKPPHGLRTHTVNLFELVIELLKDRNLHDKVIEMQASKGNNAALPGLRSVLKEDKLAKYLTDKIDVSQLDVLLMTGVGAAYPMVRVHTLLNGLHAYMKDTPLVVFYPGKYDGASLRLFGLSTDRNDANAPYYRAFQLLK is encoded by the coding sequence ATGATTGAAAGTAAATACATGACGCTTCATGAGCGATTAAACCTGATTGTGCCGCGCATTACCTCGCCTGAGTTTTTGAATAACAAGGGCCTCGGTAATGAAATCGGCTTTCATGTTTTTGACTATCCGGCAGATCAAGAAGAGATCGTTCGCGACTTTATCAAAACAGCAATCGAGCCCGCGCTGGCCAAACCGCCACATGGATTGCGTACGCATACGGTGAATCTGTTCGAGCTCGTCATCGAGCTACTGAAAGATCGCAATCTGCATGACAAAGTAATCGAGATGCAGGCGAGCAAAGGCAACAATGCCGCGCTACCAGGGCTACGCTCGGTCTTAAAAGAAGACAAGCTCGCCAAGTATCTCACCGACAAAATCGATGTCAGTCAGCTCGATGTGCTGCTGATGACGGGCGTTGGTGCAGCCTATCCAATGGTGCGCGTGCATACACTGCTCAATGGTTTGCATGCCTATATGAAAGACACGCCGCTGGTGGTGTTTTACCCCGGTAAATACGACGGTGCTTCGTTGCGATTGTTTGGTCTGTCTACGGATAGAAATGATGCCAATGCCCCGTATTACCGTGCATTCCAATTGCTGAAATAA